Proteins encoded in a region of the Enterococcus gilvus ATCC BAA-350 genome:
- a CDS encoding DUF948 domain-containing protein, whose translation MSLGGIAAIIAALAFVVLVIFLVRVLSQVSKTVEKVETTVTEANTTIDVLTKDVDVLMQQVEGLLVKGNHLLNDINGKVETIDPLFTAVADLSQSVSDLNTSSRNLAGKVSGVGKNAAKVSVAGKVGTSTMKFFRNRKTTTKAEG comes from the coding sequence ATGAGTTTAGGTGGCATTGCCGCAATTATTGCCGCATTGGCATTTGTTGTGTTGGTGATATTTTTAGTGCGTGTCTTAAGTCAGGTGTCAAAAACAGTAGAAAAAGTGGAGACGACTGTGACAGAGGCCAATACAACGATTGATGTTCTTACCAAAGATGTAGATGTACTCATGCAGCAAGTGGAAGGCTTATTAGTGAAAGGCAATCATTTGCTGAATGATATTAATGGAAAAGTAGAAACGATCGATCCATTGTTTACAGCGGTGGCAGATTTAAGTCAGAGTGTTTCAGATTTAAATACGAGCAGCCGCAATTTGGCAGGGAAAGTCAGCGGCGTTGGAAAAAACGCAGCGAAAGTCAGTGTTGCAGGAAAAGTGGGCACATCAACAATGAAATTCTTTAGAAATCGCAAAACGACAACGAAAGCGGAGGGATAA
- the lgt gene encoding prolipoprotein diacylglyceryl transferase, giving the protein MLAQVNRVAFDLFGLQIYWYAIIIVSGIAIALWLSTREALRVGLKEDDMSNFLLLALPIAIIGARLYYVLFDLPMYLADPIQIFNTRSGGLAIYGGLIAAVIVLIVYTRHHFIDPWLFLDVVAPSVMLAQAMGRWGNFTNHEAYGGETTRQFLESLHLPQFIINNMYIDGAFRQPTFFYESMWSLLGFLILLFIRKNVRIKRGEIFLGYVTWYSFGRFFIEGMRTDSLYLFGGIRVSQLLSLILFVGGLALFYYRRKIRKDVKLYARDQGTNQALI; this is encoded by the coding sequence ATGCTTGCTCAAGTAAATCGTGTTGCCTTTGATTTGTTTGGTCTTCAAATTTATTGGTATGCGATTATCATTGTTTCAGGAATCGCGATTGCTTTGTGGTTGTCTACTCGTGAGGCGCTGAGAGTGGGCTTAAAAGAAGATGATATGTCAAACTTCCTTCTTTTGGCACTGCCGATTGCGATCATTGGTGCACGGTTGTATTATGTGTTGTTTGATCTGCCGATGTATCTTGCGGACCCGATCCAAATTTTTAATACACGCAGTGGCGGACTTGCCATCTATGGCGGCTTGATTGCGGCTGTGATTGTATTGATTGTGTATACCCGGCATCATTTCATTGATCCATGGCTGTTTTTGGATGTTGTGGCTCCGAGTGTCATGCTGGCACAGGCGATGGGCCGTTGGGGGAATTTTACAAATCATGAAGCCTATGGCGGTGAAACGACGCGTCAATTTTTAGAGAGTCTGCATTTGCCACAATTTATTATAAATAATATGTATATCGACGGGGCTTTTCGCCAACCAACCTTTTTCTACGAATCGATGTGGAGTCTGTTAGGCTTCCTCATCCTTTTGTTTATTCGAAAAAATGTGCGCATCAAACGTGGCGAGATCTTTTTGGGCTATGTCACGTGGTACAGTTTTGGACGCTTTTTCATCGAAGGGATGCGAACAGATAGCTTGTACTTGTTCGGCGGGATTCGGGTATCTCAACTATTATCCTTGATCCTTTTTGTCGGAGGCCTAGCATTGTTCTATTACCGCCGCAAAATACGCAAAGATGTGAAGCTATATGCGCGTGATCAAGGAACTAATCAAGCTTTAATATAA
- a CDS encoding YtxH domain-containing protein, protein MAKNGKFLTGALIGGTAAAVVALLLAPKSGKELRDDLTKKTDEWLDLASDYTDEFVAKTNEMGSIVKDRASDLSDQASDLASNVKGKVSESKEDMDDITSDTLEDLKRQSTDLSDRFRKAASEAKDVAEDASEDIVITVKETEAEAKDTVSEGAAALAEKSKELNEETPDFSEVKEELKEEVEKNNPE, encoded by the coding sequence ATGGCAAAAAACGGAAAATTTTTAACAGGTGCATTAATCGGAGGAACAGCTGCTGCAGTGGTGGCGTTACTATTGGCTCCAAAATCTGGAAAAGAACTACGTGATGACTTGACGAAAAAGACAGACGAGTGGTTGGACTTAGCATCTGATTACACCGACGAATTTGTTGCTAAAACCAATGAAATGGGTTCGATCGTAAAAGATCGTGCTTCTGATTTAAGTGATCAAGCAAGCGATCTTGCGTCAAATGTCAAAGGTAAAGTGAGTGAGTCTAAAGAAGACATGGACGACATCACCTCTGACACACTCGAGGATCTGAAACGTCAAAGCACAGACTTATCTGATCGTTTCCGCAAGGCTGCCAGTGAGGCAAAAGATGTTGCTGAGGATGCTTCAGAGGATATTGTCATTACTGTGAAAGAAACGGAAGCAGAGGCAAAGGATACAGTATCTGAAGGCGCCGCAGCTTTGGCTGAAAAGAGCAAAGAGCTGAATGAAGAAACACCTGATTTTTCTGAAGTAAAAGAAGAATTAAAAGAAGAAGTCGAAAAAAACAATCCTGAATAA
- a CDS encoding TetR/AcrR family transcriptional regulator codes for MKTSRLNREIVIDCAMGLVCESGIDGLRLNKIADRLEVKSPSLYTHTGSVTELRQAVVERAMEDFRELLVDSLMGRSNLCAFVELGKTWACYAKDQNAFYTVFYEKGYIDSYKKSISAFLRAAFNRIFFECELSDQEVIQVERVMTNYFRGHAEGFADNSISEKDLVSDLEIIYNGVLKNFMKVSQ; via the coding sequence TTGAAAACTTCCCGGTTAAATAGAGAAATCGTCATTGATTGTGCGATGGGCCTGGTCTGTGAATCTGGCATTGATGGATTGAGGTTGAATAAGATTGCGGATCGCTTGGAGGTTAAATCCCCCTCTTTGTACACCCATACAGGGAGCGTTACAGAATTACGTCAAGCAGTGGTCGAACGAGCGATGGAGGATTTCCGTGAGCTCTTAGTAGATTCACTGATGGGCAGATCGAATCTATGTGCCTTCGTCGAGCTTGGAAAAACTTGGGCTTGCTATGCGAAGGATCAAAATGCCTTTTATACTGTATTTTACGAAAAAGGATACATAGACTCTTACAAGAAAAGCATTTCTGCTTTTTTAAGAGCCGCATTTAATCGAATCTTTTTTGAATGTGAACTTTCCGATCAGGAGGTCATCCAAGTTGAGCGTGTAATGACTAATTATTTTAGAGGACATGCTGAGGGCTTCGCCGACAACAGTATCAGTGAGAAAGACCTAGTTAGTGATCTAGAGATCATATACAACGGTGTTCTTAAAAACTTTATGAAGGTATCTCAATAG
- a CDS encoding NAD(P)H-dependent glycerol-3-phosphate dehydrogenase: MKQKVAVLGPGSWGTALAQVLAENGHEVKIWGNHEAQIDEINTYHTNRHYLPDLKIPESIKGEKSLKEAVKDADAVLFVVPTKAIRSVAQEFAKVSENKPVIVHASKGLEQDTHKRISEVLTEEIPEAHHQGVVVLSGPSHAEEVAVHDITTITAASEEEQLASYVQKLFMNDYLRIYTNPDVIGVETGAALKNIIALGAGALAGLSYGDDAKAAIMTRGLAEISRLGVAMGANPLTFIGLSGVGDLIVTCTSVHSRNWRAGNLLGKGKKLDEVLDNMGMIVEGVSTTKAAKELADSMNVSMPITEMIYDVLYNDKDVRQACRDLMTREGTFENEFTL, encoded by the coding sequence GTGAAGCAAAAAGTTGCAGTTTTAGGACCGGGCTCTTGGGGAACCGCGCTAGCACAAGTGTTAGCTGAAAATGGCCACGAGGTAAAAATCTGGGGGAACCACGAAGCTCAAATTGACGAAATCAATACGTACCATACCAACCGTCATTATTTGCCGGATCTAAAAATTCCAGAAAGTATCAAAGGTGAAAAAAGTCTGAAGGAAGCCGTGAAGGATGCGGACGCGGTATTATTCGTGGTCCCTACAAAAGCGATTCGTTCGGTTGCACAGGAATTTGCTAAAGTATCTGAAAATAAACCAGTGATCGTCCATGCAAGTAAAGGATTGGAACAAGATACTCACAAGCGGATCTCAGAAGTGTTGACAGAAGAGATTCCAGAAGCGCATCATCAAGGTGTCGTTGTTTTATCTGGGCCAAGCCATGCGGAGGAAGTCGCAGTTCATGATATTACGACGATTACTGCGGCAAGCGAAGAGGAACAGCTTGCTTCTTATGTACAAAAACTGTTTATGAACGACTATTTAAGGATTTATACAAATCCAGATGTGATCGGTGTAGAAACAGGAGCAGCATTAAAAAATATCATCGCCTTAGGTGCAGGGGCTTTAGCGGGTCTTTCTTATGGGGACGACGCAAAAGCAGCAATCATGACCCGCGGATTAGCAGAAATCAGTCGTTTGGGTGTGGCGATGGGCGCGAACCCGCTAACATTCATTGGTCTGAGTGGTGTAGGGGACTTGATCGTAACCTGTACATCTGTGCATTCACGTAATTGGCGTGCCGGAAACCTCTTGGGCAAAGGGAAAAAATTAGATGAAGTATTAGACAACATGGGCATGATCGTCGAAGGCGTATCTACAACAAAAGCGGCGAAAGAATTGGCTGACAGCATGAACGTCAGCATGCCGATCACTGAAATGATCTATGATGTTTTATACAATGATAAAGACGTCCGTCAAGCTTGTCGTGATCTGATGACGAGAGAGGGCACGTTTGAAAATGAATTTACTTTATAA
- the galU gene encoding UTP--glucose-1-phosphate uridylyltransferase GalU, producing the protein MRVKKAVIPAAGLGTRFLPATKAMAKEMLPIVDKPTIQFIVEEALKSGIEDILIVTGKAKRPIEDHFDSNIELEMNLQEKGKTDLLKLVEETTDVNLHFIRQSHPKGLGHAVLQARAFVGNEPFVVMLGDDLMEDTVPLTKQLMNDYEQTHASTIAVMRVPKNETSKYGIINPGEEVSKGLFNVKNFVEKPKPEEAPSNLAIIGRYLLTPEIFDVLATQKPGAGNEIQLTDAIDTLNKTQRVFAHEFNGKRFDVGDKFGFMTTSIEYGLKHPEIKDKLHDYIISLGKELSGQTKTKK; encoded by the coding sequence ATGCGTGTAAAAAAAGCAGTCATTCCAGCAGCAGGTTTAGGAACAAGATTTTTACCAGCTACAAAAGCGATGGCAAAAGAAATGTTGCCTATCGTCGACAAGCCAACGATTCAATTTATCGTTGAGGAAGCATTGAAATCAGGTATCGAAGACATCTTGATCGTTACCGGAAAAGCCAAGCGGCCAATCGAAGATCATTTTGATTCAAATATTGAATTAGAAATGAATCTGCAAGAAAAAGGAAAAACGGATCTGTTGAAATTAGTGGAAGAAACAACAGATGTGAATCTGCACTTTATTCGCCAATCCCATCCTAAAGGATTAGGTCATGCAGTGTTACAAGCGCGTGCATTCGTTGGCAACGAACCGTTTGTAGTGATGCTAGGCGATGACTTGATGGAAGACACCGTCCCTTTGACAAAACAATTGATGAACGATTATGAACAAACACACGCGTCTACGATCGCTGTTATGCGCGTTCCTAAAAATGAAACGTCTAAATATGGGATCATTAACCCAGGGGAGGAAGTTTCTAAAGGCTTGTTCAATGTGAAAAATTTTGTTGAGAAGCCTAAACCAGAAGAAGCACCAAGTAACCTGGCGATCATTGGTCGTTACTTATTGACTCCAGAAATTTTCGATGTATTGGCTACACAAAAACCAGGTGCAGGCAATGAGATCCAATTGACGGACGCGATCGATACATTAAATAAAACGCAAAGAGTGTTTGCACATGAATTCAACGGCAAACGTTTCGATGTTGGAGATAAATTTGGTTTCATGACAACGAGCATCGAATATGGCTTGAAGCATCCAGAAATCAAAGATAAATTGCACGATTACATCATTTCATTAGGAAAAGAATTAAGCGGACAAACAAAAACTAAAAAATAA
- the treP gene encoding PTS system trehalose-specific EIIBC component → MGKYEKDTKELLEAIGGKKNISAVTHCATRMRFVLNDPKKADEARIEDIPSVKGMFTNAGQFQVIIGNDVAVFYNEFVKASGIEGVSKEAAKSAAKQNQNPVQRAITVLAEIFTPLLPAIIVGGLILGFRNILEAVPMGWLNGQTIAEASTFWNGVNGFLWLPGEAIFHFLPVGITWSIARKMGATEILGIVLGITLVSPQLLNAYAVNGTTAAEIAKNWTWDFGFFTVDKIGYQAQVIPAMLAGFLLVYLERFFRKHIPEAVSMIFVPFFSLIPTILAAHIILGPIGWKIGTGISAVVNAGLTSSFSWLFGGIFGALYSPLVITGLHHTTLAIDSQLIADFGSTNLWPMICLSNIAQGASVLAIVFAHRGNKKEEQVSIPSVISAWLGVTEPAMFGINLKYTYPFIAAMIGSGIAGLFVTLFKVRALSIGVGGLPGILAIRPQDYLIFGIGMLIAIAVPFILTLTFRRIGLFNKIDRIEEENVPTLGSEAPKKTGAVVELFAPIAGMLHPLSSAKDPVFAEGMMGQGVVIDPSEGKLYAPFDGQISLLFPTKHAIGLVSDEGTEVLIHIGIDTVQLDGQYFTSHVSQGDSVKQGQLLMEFDMDAIKAAGYEVQTPIIVTNSTDYQVDPLLEEAKVTNDEKILIATQL, encoded by the coding sequence ATGGGGAAATATGAAAAGGATACGAAGGAGCTTCTCGAGGCAATTGGCGGCAAGAAAAATATTTCTGCTGTGACACATTGTGCCACACGGATGCGTTTTGTATTAAACGATCCAAAAAAAGCAGATGAAGCACGTATCGAAGACATTCCTAGCGTAAAAGGAATGTTCACCAATGCAGGCCAGTTCCAAGTCATTATTGGAAACGATGTCGCCGTTTTTTACAATGAATTTGTCAAAGCATCTGGAATTGAAGGCGTTTCAAAAGAAGCCGCAAAATCCGCGGCGAAGCAAAATCAAAACCCCGTCCAACGGGCCATTACTGTTTTAGCAGAAATTTTTACCCCTTTATTACCAGCAATTATTGTCGGCGGTTTGATTTTAGGATTTCGAAATATTTTGGAAGCTGTTCCGATGGGGTGGCTCAATGGACAAACAATCGCTGAAGCTTCTACTTTTTGGAACGGCGTCAACGGCTTCTTATGGTTACCAGGTGAAGCGATCTTCCACTTCTTACCAGTTGGTATTACCTGGAGTATCGCTCGCAAGATGGGCGCGACGGAGATTCTTGGAATTGTCCTAGGGATCACGTTAGTCTCCCCGCAATTGTTGAATGCCTATGCAGTAAATGGAACAACTGCTGCTGAGATTGCAAAGAATTGGACTTGGGATTTTGGTTTCTTTACCGTTGATAAAATCGGGTACCAAGCGCAAGTTATTCCGGCGATGCTGGCAGGATTCCTGCTTGTTTATCTAGAACGGTTCTTCCGTAAGCATATTCCAGAAGCGGTTTCTATGATTTTTGTGCCATTCTTCTCATTGATTCCAACGATCCTGGCTGCACATATTATTTTAGGACCAATTGGCTGGAAAATCGGAACAGGGATATCTGCGGTAGTTAATGCAGGATTAACATCAAGCTTCAGCTGGTTATTCGGCGGAATATTCGGAGCGCTCTATTCGCCTCTGGTTATCACCGGCCTGCACCATACGACCTTAGCGATCGACTCGCAATTGATCGCGGACTTTGGTTCAACGAATTTATGGCCCATGATCTGTTTATCAAATATTGCTCAAGGGGCTTCGGTTTTAGCAATCGTATTTGCTCACCGCGGCAATAAGAAGGAAGAACAAGTATCCATTCCATCCGTGATCTCTGCCTGGTTAGGGGTAACGGAACCAGCCATGTTCGGGATCAACCTGAAATACACCTATCCATTCATCGCAGCGATGATCGGCAGCGGTATCGCAGGACTGTTCGTTACATTATTCAAAGTACGGGCATTATCAATCGGTGTCGGTGGACTGCCGGGAATTTTAGCCATTCGTCCGCAAGACTATTTGATCTTCGGGATCGGGATGCTGATTGCGATCGCCGTACCGTTCATTTTGACTTTGACTTTCCGACGCATCGGTTTGTTCAATAAAATTGATCGTATCGAAGAGGAAAATGTTCCTACATTAGGGAGTGAGGCGCCTAAAAAAACTGGCGCTGTAGTTGAATTATTTGCGCCGATCGCGGGTATGCTGCATCCTTTGAGCAGTGCGAAAGATCCTGTTTTTGCGGAAGGGATGATGGGACAAGGCGTGGTCATCGATCCTAGCGAAGGGAAATTGTATGCGCCCTTCGACGGACAAATCAGTCTGCTTTTTCCAACGAAGCACGCAATTGGCTTAGTGAGTGATGAGGGAACAGAAGTATTGATCCATATTGGGATCGACACCGTTCAGTTAGACGGCCAATATTTTACAAGCCATGTCAGTCAAGGCGACAGTGTGAAGCAAGGCCAGCTCTTGATGGAATTTGATATGGATGCTATCAAAGCGGCAGGCTATGAAGTACAGACGCCGATTATTGTGACCAATTCAACGGATTATCAAGTAGATCCGCTGTTAGAAGAAGCAAAAGTCACAAATGATGAAAAAATCTTGATCGCAACACAATTGTAG
- the ccpA gene encoding catabolite control protein A, which produces MEKQTITIYDVAREANVSMATVSRVVNGNPNVKPTTRKKVLEVIERLDYRPNAVARGLASKKTTTVGVIIPDVSNMFFASLARGIDDIATMYKYNIILANSDGEAQKEVNVLNNLLAKQVDGVIFMGHRITDEIRAEFSRSKTPIVLAGSIDPDEQVGSVNIDYRAATKESIDLLAKHGNKKIAFISGALIDAINGQARMGGYKESLTENGLDYNEGLIFEAKYNFKEGLALTDRILNSGATAAYITDDELAIGLLDGLIDKGVKVPEDFEIITSNDSLLTEVSRPRLSSVTQPLYDIGAVAMRLLTKMMNKEEIEQKTIELPHGIFEKGSTKE; this is translated from the coding sequence ATGGAAAAGCAAACAATTACGATTTATGATGTTGCCCGTGAAGCCAACGTTTCAATGGCGACCGTCTCACGTGTGGTCAACGGCAACCCAAACGTGAAACCAACAACACGTAAAAAAGTGTTAGAAGTTATCGAACGTCTAGATTATCGTCCAAATGCAGTTGCACGAGGACTAGCAAGTAAAAAAACAACGACTGTTGGTGTAATCATTCCTGATGTCAGCAATATGTTTTTTGCCTCATTGGCCCGCGGGATCGACGACATCGCGACAATGTACAAATATAATATTATTTTAGCCAACTCTGACGGCGAAGCACAAAAAGAAGTCAACGTATTGAACAACCTCTTGGCTAAACAAGTGGACGGCGTGATCTTTATGGGTCATCGTATCACTGACGAAATCCGTGCGGAATTTTCTCGTTCAAAAACACCGATTGTTTTAGCTGGTTCTATTGATCCAGATGAACAAGTTGGCAGTGTAAACATCGATTATAGAGCAGCAACAAAAGAATCGATCGACTTGTTAGCAAAACACGGCAACAAAAAAATTGCTTTCATCAGCGGCGCCTTGATCGATGCGATCAATGGACAAGCGCGTATGGGCGGTTATAAAGAATCATTGACTGAAAATGGTTTGGACTACAATGAAGGCTTGATTTTTGAAGCAAAATATAACTTTAAAGAAGGCTTGGCATTGACTGACCGTATCTTGAATAGCGGAGCGACAGCAGCCTACATTACCGATGACGAATTGGCGATTGGCCTGTTAGACGGTTTGATCGATAAAGGGGTGAAAGTGCCTGAAGACTTCGAGATCATCACAAGCAATGATTCATTGCTTACAGAAGTTTCTCGTCCACGTCTAAGCAGCGTGACACAACCCTTGTATGATATCGGTGCGGTAGCAATGCGTCTATTAACAAAAATGATGAACAAAGAAGAAATCGAACAAAAAACGATCGAATTGCCACACGGCATTTTCGAAAAAGGTTCAACAAAAGAATGA
- the treR gene encoding trehalose operon repressor: protein MKNYEVIYQAIERGILKEVYEAGSYLPSENKLRQTYHVSRDTIRKALSLLMANGYIQKIQGKGSLVLKREQLRFPVSGLTSYKELQNSYGYESNTEVVSLKKIEIDQKIARITGFEVGSICWELIRTRAIDQKKVILDKDILLTTIVPELDTEIAKDSIYRYFENQLGLNISFAEKEITIDALTGEDRELLDLNQHDINIVSVKSRVFTSDARQFQYTESRHQVDKFRFFDFARRHPSTM, encoded by the coding sequence ATGAAAAATTATGAAGTGATCTACCAAGCGATCGAACGGGGAATTTTAAAGGAAGTATATGAAGCGGGTTCTTACTTACCCAGTGAAAACAAACTACGTCAGACCTACCATGTTTCTCGGGATACGATTCGCAAAGCGTTGTCGCTTTTAATGGCGAATGGCTACATTCAAAAAATTCAAGGCAAGGGCTCCCTTGTCTTAAAGCGAGAGCAATTACGTTTCCCTGTATCCGGTTTGACTAGCTACAAAGAATTACAAAACTCTTACGGCTATGAAAGCAACACTGAGGTTGTCAGTCTAAAAAAAATTGAGATCGACCAAAAAATTGCTCGCATAACCGGGTTTGAAGTAGGATCTATCTGCTGGGAGCTGATCCGCACCCGAGCCATTGATCAAAAAAAAGTGATCCTCGATAAGGATATCCTGCTAACAACGATCGTTCCTGAACTGGATACTGAGATCGCGAAGGATTCGATCTATCGTTATTTCGAGAATCAATTAGGTCTCAATATCTCCTTTGCAGAAAAAGAAATCACGATTGATGCTTTGACTGGAGAGGACCGCGAGCTGCTTGATTTGAATCAACATGACATCAATATCGTTTCCGTAAAAAGTCGGGTTTTCACTAGTGACGCTCGTCAATTTCAATATACCGAGAGTCGCCATCAAGTCGACAAATTTCGCTTTTTTGATTTTGCACGCCGACACCCATCGACCATGTAA
- a CDS encoding M24 family metallopeptidase yields the protein MNQEKVLELRKWMEKNGVDLAYVSDASHIGYFSGFESNPMERVLALFIPIEKDPFLFAPGLEVEDAKASSFEYDVVGYLDSQDPFSLIVEEIKKRYGSPKKIALEKNQLVLDRYQRLSDAFPAADFSADMTPLVQELQLYKTEEECQRLIEAGSTADLAFEIGFRHVRPGITEEEIVAEIEYELKKKGIKEMSFPTEVLAGPNAASPHGTPGKNTCKENELVLFDLGTIVNGYCSDATRTVACGKPTDHQKDIYDIVLEAQLKAQEAVKPGITCGDLDKIARDVIEAHGYGDYFNHRLGHGIGTTIHEFPQIVGGNDLVVKEGMCFSIEPGIYLPNDVGVRIEDCVYVTKDGCVPFTKTSKELIVL from the coding sequence ATGAACCAAGAAAAAGTTTTAGAACTGCGAAAATGGATGGAAAAAAATGGTGTGGATTTAGCCTATGTTTCTGATGCAAGCCATATCGGATACTTCTCTGGCTTTGAAAGCAACCCAATGGAACGTGTGCTGGCGTTGTTCATCCCAATCGAAAAGGACCCTTTTCTTTTTGCTCCCGGCTTAGAAGTCGAAGATGCCAAAGCAAGTAGTTTTGAGTATGACGTTGTCGGTTATTTGGATAGCCAAGATCCTTTTTCTTTGATTGTTGAAGAAATCAAAAAACGTTACGGATCTCCTAAGAAAATAGCTTTAGAAAAAAATCAATTGGTTTTAGATCGCTACCAACGATTAAGCGATGCCTTTCCTGCTGCTGATTTTTCAGCGGATATGACTCCGTTAGTCCAAGAATTGCAATTATATAAAACCGAAGAAGAATGCCAACGCTTGATTGAAGCAGGATCAACGGCTGATCTAGCATTTGAAATTGGCTTTAGACACGTGCGGCCTGGTATCACAGAAGAAGAGATCGTGGCTGAGATCGAGTACGAGCTGAAGAAAAAAGGCATTAAAGAAATGTCCTTCCCGACGGAAGTACTGGCAGGGCCAAATGCAGCGAGTCCCCACGGAACTCCAGGAAAAAACACCTGCAAGGAAAATGAATTGGTCTTATTCGATCTAGGTACGATCGTCAACGGCTATTGCAGCGATGCTACACGAACCGTAGCCTGCGGGAAACCGACCGATCACCAAAAAGATATTTATGATATCGTGCTAGAAGCGCAATTAAAAGCGCAGGAAGCTGTAAAACCTGGTATTACTTGCGGCGATCTAGACAAAATTGCTCGTGACGTGATCGAAGCGCACGGCTATGGTGATTATTTCAATCATCGCTTAGGACACGGAATCGGTACAACGATTCATGAGTTCCCACAGATCGTTGGTGGAAATGATTTAGTTGTTAAAGAAGGCATGTGCTTCTCCATTGAACCAGGTATTTACCTGCCAAATGATGTAGGTGTCCGTATCGAAGATTGTGTCTACGTGACAAAAGATGGCTGTGTTCCATTCACTAAAACATCAAAAGAATTAATCGTTTTATAA